Proteins encoded by one window of Triplophysa rosa linkage group LG19, Trosa_1v2, whole genome shotgun sequence:
- the LOC130570053 gene encoding urokinase plasminogen activator surface receptor-like isoform X1: MDLNFIVLFTLFTGGHSLMCYECNSVTSSCVSEPVICPSGTKCASITTSMNILGNTVMNKKVKGCAKPQSCAGGSINFGNVRSKVSAHCCNNYLCNIRDVPDYYSDRPNGKQCYYCDGISCFNKLDCLGTEDHCITALKNNRGLSTTIKGCASKLMCDAADRDLTKVSCCQGNLCNTEVNLHDSEENLDSKEDNPLDSEENLDPKEDNPWDSEENLDTKEDNPWDNEEKLSKKENLRDHEEKLDKEENLRDHEEKLDKEENLHNSERIHRYSERNLRNSAKSITQNLLYLSGPFLSYIIYH, encoded by the exons ATGGATCTGAACTTCATTGTTCTTTTTACTCTTTTCACTGGAG GTCACTCGCTCATGTGCTACGAGTGTAACAGTGTGACTAGTTCTTGTGTAAGTGAACCGGTGATTTGTCCCTCTGGAACTAAATGTGCAAGTATAACAACGTCCATGA ATATTTTAGGTAACACTGTGATGAACAAGAAAGTTAAGGGTTGTGCAAAGCCACAGAGCTGTGCAGGTGGATCCATTAACTTTGGCAATGTGAGGTCCAAAGTATCTGCGCATTGCTGTAACAACTATCTCTGTAATATCAGAGATGTCCCAG ATTACTACTCCGACAGACCCAATGGAAAACAATGTTACTACTGTGATGGAATCAGTTGCTTTAACAAATTAGACTGTTTAGGAACTGAAGACCACTGCATTACAGCACTAA AAAATAATAGGGGTCTGTCAACGACTATAAAAGGATGTGCCTCTAAATTAATGTGTGATGCCGCGGATCGAGATTTGACGAAGGTCTCGTGCTGTCAGGGAAATCTGTGCAACACCGAAGTAAATCTGCATGACAGTGAGGAGAACCTGGATAGTAAAGAGGACAATCCGTTGGACAGTGAGGAGAATCTGGACCCTAAAGAGGACAATCCGTGGGACAGTGAGGAGAATCTGGATACTAAAGAAGACAATCCGTGGGACAATGAGGAGAAACTGAGTAAAAAAGAGAATCTGCGTGACCACGAGGAAAAACTAGATAAAGAAGAGAATCTGCGTGACCACGAGGAAAAACTAGATAAAGAAGAgaatctgcataacagtgagaGAATTCACCGTTACAGTGAGAGAAATTTGCGTAACAGTGCCAAAAGCATCACTCAGAACCTCCTCTACCTCTCCGGGCCTTTCCTCTCCTACATCATTTACCACTGA
- the LOC130570053 gene encoding urokinase plasminogen activator surface receptor-like isoform X2 has product MDLNFIVLFTLFTGGHSLMCYECNSVTSSCVSEPVICPSGTKCASITTSMNILGNTVMNKKVKGCAKPQSCAGGSINFGNVRSKVSAHCCNNYLCNIRDVPDYYSDRPNGKQCYYCDGISCFNKLDCLGTEDHCITALKNNRGLSTTIKGCASKLMCDAADRDLTKVSCCQGNLCNTEVNLHDSEENLDSKEDNPLDSEENLDPKEDNPWDSEENLDTKEDNPWDNEEKLNKEENLRDHEEKLDKEENLHNSERIHRYSERNLRNSAKSITQNLLYLSGPFLSYIIYH; this is encoded by the exons ATGGATCTGAACTTCATTGTTCTTTTTACTCTTTTCACTGGAG GTCACTCGCTCATGTGCTACGAGTGTAACAGTGTGACTAGTTCTTGTGTAAGTGAACCGGTGATTTGTCCCTCTGGAACTAAATGTGCAAGTATAACAACGTCCATGA ATATTTTAGGTAACACTGTGATGAACAAGAAAGTTAAGGGTTGTGCAAAGCCACAGAGCTGTGCAGGTGGATCCATTAACTTTGGCAATGTGAGGTCCAAAGTATCTGCGCATTGCTGTAACAACTATCTCTGTAATATCAGAGATGTCCCAG ATTACTACTCCGACAGACCCAATGGAAAACAATGTTACTACTGTGATGGAATCAGTTGCTTTAACAAATTAGACTGTTTAGGAACTGAAGACCACTGCATTACAGCACTAA AAAATAATAGGGGTCTGTCAACGACTATAAAAGGATGTGCCTCTAAATTAATGTGTGATGCCGCGGATCGAGATTTGACGAAGGTCTCGTGCTGTCAGGGAAATCTGTGCAACACCGAAGTAAATCTGCATGACAGTGAGGAGAACCTGGATAGTAAAGAGGACAATCCGTTGGACAGTGAGGAGAATCTGGACCCTAAAGAGGACAATCCGTGGGACAGTGAGGAGAATCTGGATACTAAAGAAGACAATCCGTGGGACAATGAGGAGAAACTGA ATAAAGAAGAGAATCTGCGTGACCACGAGGAAAAACTAGATAAAGAAGAgaatctgcataacagtgagaGAATTCACCGTTACAGTGAGAGAAATTTGCGTAACAGTGCCAAAAGCATCACTCAGAACCTCCTCTACCTCTCCGGGCCTTTCCTCTCCTACATCATTTACCACTGA